The DNA segment CTTTCCCCTgactcacaccctctctctctctctcttgagcTCACCTCCAGCTCTCACACACTCCCTCTCCTTACTCTGAGGTTGTGTGGACCACTTTTGGTGACTGTATATGATCCTGCTGCAAGAGTTGACCAAAGAAACAAAGAACAAAGAAGACCAACAGCCAGACAGCATACAGCATCATCATGTACAGTTTCAGCTTTCCACTGGTGCTATTGTGTCTACAGGTTTGCATCCCCCTTGTGTTTGGTGCACCAACTCAATGCCCAAGCCAGTGCCACTGCCATGGGGACCTGCAACATGTTATCTGTGACAACATTGGACTGAAGAAGATCCCCCGCATATCTGAGGCCACCCGTCTTCTAAACCTGCAATGCAACAACCTGGGAAATCTGCCAACCGGGGGCTTCAGTGAGATGAAGGGGCTAATTTCTCTGCACCTACAGCACTGTCAGATCCGAGAGATCTCCAGTCAGGCTTTCAAAGGACTGAAGAAACTCATCTACCTCTACTTGTCTAACAATGAGATAAGCACCATCAAGCCAGGTGCTTTTGAGGACCTGACCGAACTGACCTATCTCTACTTGGATGGTAACCAAATTACAAGTCTTCCGAAGGGCATCTTTTCTCCCATGATCAACCTCTTTATCCTGCAACTCAACAACAACAAGCTTGGAGAGCTGCAGCCTGGTACTTTCAATGGTACTACTGATCTCCGATGGCTTTACATGAGTGGCAACGAGTTGAGCTCCATACAGCAAGGTTCTTTTGATGAAGTGGAGAACCTGGCCATTCTAACTCTGGACCACAACAAGCTGTCCATATACCCTCTCCTGGCTATGAGCAAGCTGCGCGTGGTGGAGGAACTCAACCTGTCCAAAAACCCTCTCAGTCTCATCCCTGACCACGCTTTCCGGAGCTTTGGACGCTATATGGAGAAGCTCCATCTAAATGACATGAGCCTGGAGAAGGTAAGTCTGTGACACACTgtagcagtgttttttttttggattaaacACTAAAAATGTAGAATAAAACATGAGAATCAAGACTCTGATTAATGACTGATAAATGTTCACCCCATAACGCTGGCCTCTAAAGTTGTGCTGAAACAATGCATGTTTGTATTTGGTTTTCGGGAAACTCAGCATTGGCACACAAACTTTACATACCATTAGAGCTGGGCATACTGACATACTGCAACTCCACCAGAGTAAACTGTAATCTGAAagacagcgtgtgtgtgtgtgtgtatatatatatatatatatatttatatacacacacacacacacacacgtgtatctcagtaaattagaatgtcatggaaaagttcatttatttcagtaattcaactcaaattgtgaaacttgtgtattaaataaattcagtgcacacag comes from the Carassius carassius chromosome 39, fCarCar2.1, whole genome shotgun sequence genome and includes:
- the LOC132121073 gene encoding chondroadherin-like, yielding MYSFSFPLVLLCLQVCIPLVFGAPTQCPSQCHCHGDLQHVICDNIGLKKIPRISEATRLLNLQCNNLGNLPTGGFSEMKGLISLHLQHCQIREISSQAFKGLKKLIYLYLSNNEISTIKPGAFEDLTELTYLYLDGNQITSLPKGIFSPMINLFILQLNNNKLGELQPGTFNGTTDLRWLYMSGNELSSIQQGSFDEVENLAILTLDHNKLSIYPLLAMSKLRVVEELNLSKNPLSLIPDHAFRSFGRYMEKLHLNDMSLEKFSNAAFEGVTALRSLHLENNKLKSLPSSLEFSTLQNITLFNNPWSCTCHLANLKKWMDTSRHRPDAVCASPGRQKGKQIRDSTAFTRCKAKTKRARKGARL